One window of the Devosia sp. 2618 genome contains the following:
- a CDS encoding DUF465 domain-containing protein, which translates to MTTEGHIAALERRHQELDRQIQTEMQSSRFDDLTIAALKRKKLEVKDELSKFSMTTQ; encoded by the coding sequence ATGACGACTGAAGGGCATATCGCGGCGCTCGAACGGCGCCATCAAGAGTTGGATCGGCAGATCCAGACCGAGATGCAAAGTTCCCGGTTTGACGATTTGACGATCGCCGCGCTCAAGCGCAAGAAGCTCGAAGTGAAGGACGAACTGAGCAAGTTCAGTATGACGACTCAATAA
- a CDS encoding DUF465 domain-containing protein — MLSLTKEQEAGFGLELATKRQEHSDLNAAIDTLTASHVADRMLIQRLKKRKLALKDRIVQLENILLPDIIA, encoded by the coding sequence ATGCTTTCGCTCACCAAAGAACAGGAAGCCGGCTTCGGGCTGGAGTTGGCCACCAAACGCCAAGAACACAGCGATCTCAACGCGGCCATCGATACGCTGACGGCGTCTCATGTCGCCGATCGCATGCTGATTCAGCGACTCAAGAAACGCAAGCTGGCGCTCAAGGATCGCATCGTCCAACTTGAGAACATTTTGCTCCCCGACATCATCGCCTGA
- a CDS encoding alpha/beta fold hydrolase yields MTSALVLLPGLICDERLWRDVISGLDAQSSVADLTQDDTMAAMAARTLAAAPPRFALAGLSMGGYVALEIMRQAPERVTHLALLDTSARPDDDARRATRRKGIEMVGQGKFVGMSRGLLMNLIAPQHMGTEIGREVQAMSERVGQVAYLNQQVAIMNRADSRPLLASIKVPTLVGVGEVDKMTPLELAEELAAGIEGAELVRFADSAHLPTMENPKAVVAAMQGWLRR; encoded by the coding sequence ATGACAAGCGCGTTGGTATTATTGCCAGGTTTGATCTGCGACGAGCGCCTGTGGCGGGACGTGATCAGCGGGTTGGACGCCCAATCGAGCGTCGCCGATCTGACGCAGGATGACACGATGGCGGCAATGGCGGCGCGCACGCTAGCGGCTGCTCCGCCCCGATTCGCCCTGGCTGGGCTGTCCATGGGCGGCTATGTGGCGCTCGAGATCATGCGGCAGGCGCCCGAGCGGGTGACCCATCTGGCGCTGCTCGATACCTCGGCCCGACCGGACGACGATGCGCGCCGCGCCACACGGCGGAAGGGCATTGAAATGGTGGGGCAGGGCAAGTTTGTCGGGATGTCTCGTGGCCTGCTGATGAACCTGATCGCGCCCCAACATATGGGGACCGAGATTGGCCGCGAGGTGCAGGCAATGAGCGAGCGAGTGGGGCAGGTGGCCTATCTCAACCAGCAGGTCGCCATCATGAACCGCGCCGATTCTCGGCCTCTGTTGGCCAGCATCAAGGTGCCGACGCTGGTGGGAGTCGGTGAGGTGGACAAGATGACGCCGCTGGAGCTGGCGGAGGAGCTTGCAGCGGGGATCGAGGGTGCGGAGCTGGTGCGGTTCGCCGATAGTGCGCATTTGCCGACCATGGAGAACCCCAAGGCGGTTGTGGCGGCGATGCAGGGGTGGTTGAGGCGGTAA
- the purE gene encoding 5-(carboxyamino)imidazole ribonucleotide mutase has product MLTKPPVAIVMGSQSDWPTMRLAAETLEALEVEYEAMIVSAHRTPQRMVEFATTAKTEGYKVIIAGAGGAAHLPGMIAAMTPLPVFGVPVRSKALNGQDSLLSIVQMPGGIPVGTLAIGEPGAINAALIAAAVLALNDDELADRLDAHRARQTASVPLFPTDTE; this is encoded by the coding sequence ATGCTGACCAAACCACCAGTCGCCATCGTCATGGGCAGCCAGTCCGATTGGCCCACCATGCGCCTCGCCGCCGAAACGCTCGAGGCTCTTGAGGTCGAATACGAGGCGATGATCGTCTCGGCGCACCGCACCCCCCAACGCATGGTCGAGTTTGCCACCACGGCCAAAACCGAAGGCTACAAGGTCATCATCGCCGGTGCCGGCGGCGCAGCTCACCTGCCGGGCATGATCGCCGCAATGACGCCGCTGCCGGTGTTTGGCGTGCCGGTCCGCTCCAAGGCGCTCAATGGGCAGGATAGCCTGCTCTCCATCGTCCAGATGCCGGGCGGCATCCCCGTCGGCACCCTGGCCATTGGCGAACCCGGCGCCATCAACGCGGCGCTGATCGCAGCCGCCGTGCTGGCCCTCAATGACGACGAACTGGCCGACCGGCTGGATGCCCATCGGGCCCGCCAGACGGCCTCCGTCCCGCTTTTCCCCACAGATACCGAGTAA
- a CDS encoding 5-(carboxyamino)imidazole ribonucleotide synthase, whose protein sequence is MAHDNSPLPAGSTIGILGGGQLGRMLALAASKLGFRSHIYCPDANSPAFDVTPFKTVAAYDDEAALAAFADAVDVITYEFENVPAATAEFLAARKPLRPGANALAVSQDRLAEKNFLTSKNIPVAPHRAVETLADLEAAIDALGLPAVLKTTRLGYDGKGQRVIRERAEAAAAFAALEPKPLVLEAFVPFGKEISVVVARNTSGEVRAYDAAENVHRHHILFTSTVPADIPPGVEKHAAMLAKVIVVALDYVGVLGVEFFVIPGDKPTLMVNEIAPRVHNSGHWTEAVCLTDQFEQHIRAVVGWPLGDPARMADVVMENLVGDEVLTVPGGLDGNTQPHLYGKTEIRPGRKMGHVNRITRRV, encoded by the coding sequence TTGGCGCACGATAATTCTCCGCTGCCTGCCGGCAGCACGATTGGCATTTTGGGTGGCGGACAGCTCGGCCGCATGCTGGCGCTTGCTGCCAGCAAGCTCGGGTTCCGCAGCCACATCTATTGCCCGGATGCGAACAGCCCGGCCTTCGACGTCACCCCGTTCAAGACCGTCGCCGCCTATGACGATGAAGCGGCCCTCGCCGCCTTCGCCGACGCCGTCGATGTCATCACATACGAGTTCGAGAACGTTCCCGCCGCGACCGCCGAATTTCTCGCCGCCCGCAAGCCACTGCGCCCCGGCGCCAATGCATTGGCCGTGTCACAGGACCGGCTGGCCGAAAAGAACTTCCTCACCAGCAAGAACATCCCCGTCGCGCCCCACAGGGCCGTCGAGACGCTGGCAGACCTCGAAGCTGCCATCGACGCTCTCGGCCTGCCTGCAGTGCTCAAAACCACGCGGCTCGGCTATGACGGCAAGGGCCAGCGCGTTATCCGCGAACGCGCTGAAGCCGCCGCAGCTTTTGCAGCGCTTGAGCCCAAGCCGCTTGTGCTCGAAGCCTTCGTGCCGTTCGGAAAAGAAATCTCGGTCGTCGTGGCGCGTAACACCAGTGGCGAAGTCCGCGCCTACGATGCCGCCGAGAATGTGCATCGCCACCACATCCTTTTCACCAGTACCGTCCCGGCCGACATTCCACCGGGCGTTGAAAAGCACGCAGCCATGCTGGCCAAGGTTATCGTCGTGGCGCTGGACTATGTCGGCGTGCTCGGCGTCGAGTTCTTCGTCATCCCCGGCGACAAGCCGACGCTGATGGTCAACGAAATCGCGCCCCGCGTGCACAATTCGGGCCACTGGACCGAGGCCGTCTGCCTCACCGACCAGTTCGAACAACATATCCGCGCCGTCGTCGGCTGGCCGCTGGGCGACCCGGCTCGCATGGCCGACGTGGTCATGGAAAATCTGGTCGGCGACGAAGTGCTGACCGTTCCCGGCGGACTCGACGGCAACACCCAGCCCCACCTCTACGGCAAAACCGAGATCCGCCCCGGCCGCAAGATGGGCCATGTGAACAGGATTACACGGCGGGTGTAG
- the rpsU gene encoding 30S ribosomal protein S21: MQVVVRDNNVDQALRALKKKLQREGVFREMKLRNYYEKPSEKKARQKAEAIRRARKLARKRAQREGGLPAPTTTRPGQPGRPAAAASATPRT, encoded by the coding sequence TTGCAAGTAGTCGTTCGCGATAATAACGTTGATCAGGCGCTGCGCGCGCTTAAGAAGAAGTTGCAGCGCGAAGGCGTCTTCCGCGAGATGAAGCTGCGCAACTACTATGAGAAGCCCTCTGAGAAGAAGGCTCGCCAGAAGGCCGAGGCTATCCGCCGCGCCCGCAAGCTGGCTCGCAAGCGCGCACAGCGCGAAGGCGGTCTGCCAGCGCCAACCACCACGCGTCCAGGCCAGCCCGGCCGTCCGGCCGCTGCAGCATCGGCAACGCCACGCACGTAA